Proteins from one Thermobifida alba genomic window:
- a CDS encoding ABC transporter substrate-binding protein, with translation MPKFLNPRTTIAATLSLVMLTGGCAYLSGGGGSAGADPDSPECEPYKQWQDIGGTVSVYASIRDVEAERLERSWQLFTECTGIDIQYEGSGEFEAQVQVKVDGGNAPDIAFFPQPGLLKRFADAGSLVAAPESVQELAREGWSEDWLDYATIDGQLYATPLGANFKSFVWYSPTFFSDNGYEVPQTWDELIELSDAIAADGVKPWCAGLESGDATGWPGTDWIENVILRENGPDVYDQWVNHEIPFNDPKIADAFDRADEILRNPDYVNGGFGNVQSIAVTSFQEAGLPIVDGECGMYLMGSFYAAHWPEGTEVSETGDVYAFNLPPVDPAQGTPVMGGGEFVGAFADRPEVVAVREYLATAEYANNRAAEGAWFSAHRGLDLEILEVPTDRLGAEILRDPDTVFRFDGSDLMPAEVGAGTFWRGMVNWINGEDTDATLDYIENSWSS, from the coding sequence ATGCCCAAGTTCCTTAACCCGCGCACCACAATCGCCGCGACACTCTCCCTGGTCATGCTGACCGGGGGATGCGCCTACCTGTCCGGAGGGGGAGGGTCGGCGGGGGCTGATCCGGACTCCCCGGAATGCGAGCCCTACAAGCAGTGGCAGGACATCGGTGGCACCGTTTCCGTCTACGCCTCCATTCGCGACGTGGAGGCCGAACGCCTGGAACGCTCCTGGCAGCTGTTCACCGAGTGCACCGGGATCGACATCCAGTACGAGGGCAGCGGTGAGTTCGAGGCCCAGGTCCAGGTGAAGGTGGACGGCGGCAACGCGCCCGACATCGCCTTCTTCCCCCAGCCCGGCCTGCTCAAGCGCTTCGCCGACGCCGGCAGCCTGGTCGCCGCCCCCGAGAGCGTCCAGGAACTGGCCCGGGAGGGGTGGAGCGAGGACTGGCTGGACTACGCCACGATCGACGGCCAGCTGTACGCCACCCCGCTGGGCGCCAACTTCAAGTCCTTCGTCTGGTACTCGCCCACGTTCTTCTCCGACAACGGATACGAGGTCCCGCAGACCTGGGACGAGCTGATCGAACTGAGCGACGCCATCGCCGCCGACGGCGTCAAGCCCTGGTGTGCGGGCCTGGAGTCCGGCGACGCCACCGGCTGGCCCGGCACCGACTGGATCGAGAACGTCATCCTGCGCGAGAACGGCCCCGACGTCTACGACCAGTGGGTCAACCACGAGATCCCGTTCAACGACCCCAAGATCGCCGACGCGTTCGACCGGGCCGACGAGATCCTGCGCAACCCGGACTACGTCAACGGCGGCTTCGGCAACGTGCAGAGCATCGCCGTCACCTCCTTCCAGGAGGCGGGCCTGCCCATCGTGGACGGCGAGTGCGGCATGTACCTGATGGGGTCCTTCTACGCCGCGCACTGGCCCGAGGGCACCGAGGTGTCGGAGACCGGTGACGTGTACGCGTTCAACCTGCCGCCGGTCGACCCCGCGCAGGGCACCCCCGTCATGGGCGGCGGCGAGTTCGTCGGCGCGTTCGCCGACCGGCCCGAGGTCGTCGCGGTCCGCGAATATCTGGCCACCGCGGAGTACGCTAACAACCGTGCGGCCGAAGGCGCCTGGTTCTCCGCACACAGGGGCCTTGACCTGGAGATTCTGGAGGTACCGACCGACCGCCTGGGCGCGGAGATCCTGCGTGATCCCGACACCGTGTTCCGCTTCGACGGAAGCGACCTGATGCCCGCCGAGGTGGGGGCCGGAACGTTCTGGCGGGGCATGGTCAACTGGATCAACGGCGAGGACACCGACGCCACCCTCGACTACATCGAGAACTCCTGGTCTTCCTGA
- a CDS encoding carbohydrate ABC transporter permease → MGFSLVEELPKLVWLVIGVAGFLAVIGVLLFLVDAGPKKTRTEWWQAALFLSPALVLLILGLVYPVFRTTLLSFMDGRGTAWVGLDNYVRMFTQPQILVVLRNTFLWVLFGPVLATAIGLFYALLVDRRRFESVAKSLIFMPMAISFVGASIIWKFVYAYRPAEADQIGLLNQLIVWFGGEPRLWLLETPLNTLLLIVVLIWVQAGFAMVVLSAAIKAIPDDIIEAARIDGTSVWSHFRHITLPSVWPTLMVVLITISVQTLKVFDIVRTMTGGQYETSVIANEMYAQAFRYGELGMGSALAVFLFVLVVPLVIVQMRTNRRLREEQR, encoded by the coding sequence ATGGGTTTCTCCCTTGTCGAAGAGCTTCCCAAGCTCGTGTGGTTGGTGATCGGTGTCGCGGGCTTCCTGGCCGTCATCGGCGTCCTGCTGTTCCTGGTGGACGCCGGGCCGAAGAAGACCAGAACCGAGTGGTGGCAGGCCGCACTCTTCCTGTCGCCCGCGCTGGTCCTGCTCATCCTGGGCCTGGTCTACCCGGTCTTCCGCACCACCCTGCTGTCCTTCATGGACGGCCGGGGCACGGCCTGGGTGGGCCTGGACAACTACGTTCGCATGTTCACGCAGCCCCAGATCCTGGTCGTGCTGCGCAACACCTTCCTGTGGGTGCTGTTCGGGCCGGTGCTGGCCACCGCGATCGGCCTGTTCTACGCACTGCTGGTGGACCGCAGGCGGTTCGAGTCGGTGGCCAAGTCGCTGATCTTCATGCCGATGGCCATCTCGTTCGTCGGCGCCAGCATCATCTGGAAGTTCGTCTACGCCTACCGTCCGGCCGAAGCCGACCAGATCGGTCTGCTCAACCAGCTCATCGTGTGGTTCGGCGGCGAACCGCGGCTGTGGCTGCTGGAGACCCCGCTGAACACCCTGCTGCTGATCGTGGTGCTGATCTGGGTGCAGGCCGGGTTCGCGATGGTGGTGCTCTCCGCGGCCATCAAGGCCATCCCCGACGACATCATCGAGGCCGCCCGGATCGACGGCACCAGCGTGTGGTCGCACTTCCGGCACATCACGCTGCCCTCGGTGTGGCCGACGCTGATGGTCGTGCTGATCACCATCTCGGTGCAGACCCTGAAGGTGTTCGACATCGTGCGCACGATGACCGGCGGCCAGTACGAGACCAGCGTCATCGCCAACGAGATGTACGCCCAGGCGTTCCGCTACGGCGAGCTGGGCATGGGATCGGCGCTCGCGGTGTTCCTGTTCGTCCTGGTCGTTCCACTGGTCATCGTGCAGATGCGCACCAACCGACGTCTGAGGGAGGAGCAGCGATGA
- a CDS encoding carbohydrate ABC transporter permease: protein MSTTPQSPTAEEEGGGARRSSPAPADGLGGRVPPLQPAAGKAAGQGARESAAARVRRRLSSTTASVIAIVIAALWTLPTAGLFISSFRPEQEIKTTGWWTMFTDPQLTLTNYREVLFSSSQGQLASYFVNSFVITVPSTVFVVLLAALAAYALAWVNFPGRDWLFLGIFALQIVPLQMSLVPLLRFFSQGVSIGDIQVLPAWDLPGAFAFTNVWVAHTIFGLPLGIFLLHNFVSQLPHSLFEAARVDGAGHGVLFRRVVLPLIVPALVSLAIFQFLWVWNDLLVALIFAGGDVSTAPLTVRLAELAGTRGNEWQRLTAGAFVSMVVPLIVFFTLQRYFVRGLLAGSVKG from the coding sequence ATGAGCACGACCCCGCAGTCCCCGACCGCCGAGGAGGAGGGGGGCGGCGCGCGCCGGTCGTCGCCCGCCCCCGCGGACGGTCTCGGAGGCCGTGTCCCGCCCCTCCAGCCCGCGGCCGGGAAGGCCGCCGGGCAGGGCGCCCGCGAGTCGGCCGCGGCCCGGGTGCGCAGACGGCTGTCCAGTACCACGGCGAGCGTCATCGCGATCGTCATCGCCGCCCTGTGGACCCTGCCCACCGCCGGGCTGTTCATCTCCTCGTTCCGTCCCGAACAGGAGATCAAGACCACCGGCTGGTGGACGATGTTCACCGACCCCCAGCTCACCCTGACCAACTACCGCGAGGTGCTGTTCTCCTCCAGCCAGGGGCAGCTCGCCAGCTACTTCGTGAACTCCTTCGTCATCACCGTGCCCTCCACGGTGTTCGTGGTGCTCCTCGCTGCGCTGGCCGCCTACGCCCTGGCCTGGGTGAACTTCCCCGGCCGCGACTGGCTGTTCCTGGGGATCTTCGCGCTCCAGATCGTGCCCCTGCAGATGTCCCTGGTGCCGCTGCTGCGGTTCTTCTCCCAGGGGGTGAGCATCGGCGACATCCAGGTGCTGCCCGCCTGGGACCTGCCGGGCGCGTTCGCGTTCACCAACGTGTGGGTGGCGCACACGATCTTCGGCCTGCCCCTGGGCATCTTCCTGCTGCACAACTTCGTCTCGCAGCTGCCGCACAGCCTCTTCGAGGCCGCGCGGGTGGACGGCGCCGGACACGGGGTGCTGTTCCGCCGGGTGGTGCTGCCGCTGATCGTCCCCGCCCTGGTGTCGCTGGCGATCTTCCAGTTCCTGTGGGTGTGGAACGACCTGCTGGTGGCGCTGATCTTCGCGGGCGGCGACGTCTCCACCGCCCCGTTGACGGTCCGGCTGGCCGAGCTGGCGGGAACCCGGGGCAACGAGTGGCAGCGGCTCACCGCGGGCGCGTTCGTGTCCATGGTGGTCCCGCTGATCGTGTTCTTCACCCTGCAGCGGTACTTCGTCCGCGGCCTGCTCGCGGGCAGTGTGAAGGGTTGA
- a CDS encoding fructosamine kinase family protein: protein MDSVAARVTELTGREVAAVAETGTSHRWRLYRVELADGTPLFVKALPDGAPGIDGLFRAEALGLDWLGRSFGSPVPPVAGWDERTLVLAWVEERPPSPEAAERFGHQLAAMHLAGAESFGATWDGYIGPLPMDNTPRSAWPEFYAEQRILPYLRRAADRGALTPGDVRLVEKVLDALDHLAGDPEPPARVHGDLWNGNVLWQDDGAVVVDPAAHGGHREADLAMLALFGLPYLDRVRDAYNETAPLSEGWRARVPLHQLHPLLVHVCLFGAAYRTMVLETARAALRA, encoded by the coding sequence GTGGACTCCGTCGCCGCCAGGGTGACCGAACTGACCGGACGCGAGGTCGCCGCCGTCGCCGAGACGGGAACCAGCCACCGGTGGCGGCTGTACCGCGTCGAACTGGCCGACGGGACCCCCCTCTTCGTCAAGGCGCTTCCCGACGGGGCGCCGGGGATCGACGGACTCTTCCGCGCCGAGGCGCTCGGCCTGGACTGGCTGGGCCGGTCGTTCGGCTCCCCGGTGCCCCCGGTCGCCGGCTGGGACGAGCGCACCCTGGTGCTGGCCTGGGTGGAGGAGCGTCCGCCCAGCCCCGAGGCGGCCGAGCGCTTCGGTCACCAGCTCGCCGCCATGCACCTGGCGGGCGCCGAGTCCTTCGGCGCGACCTGGGACGGCTACATCGGACCGCTGCCCATGGACAACACGCCGCGGTCCGCGTGGCCGGAGTTCTACGCCGAACAGCGGATCCTGCCCTACCTGCGCCGTGCCGCCGACCGGGGTGCGCTCACCCCGGGCGACGTCCGGCTGGTCGAGAAGGTGCTCGACGCGCTCGACCACCTGGCGGGAGACCCGGAGCCCCCGGCCCGTGTCCACGGCGACCTGTGGAACGGCAACGTGCTCTGGCAGGACGACGGCGCGGTGGTGGTGGACCCGGCGGCGCACGGCGGCCACCGGGAGGCGGACCTGGCCATGCTGGCGCTGTTCGGCCTGCCGTACCTGGACCGGGTCCGCGACGCCTACAACGAGACCGCGCCGTTGAGCGAGGGCTGGCGGGCGCGGGTGCCCCTGCACCAGCTGCACCCGCTGCTGGTGCACGTGTGCCTGTTCGGAGCGGCCTACCGCACCATGGTGTTGGAGACGGCCCGGGCGGCGCTGCGCGCGTGA
- a CDS encoding low molecular weight protein-tyrosine-phosphatase, with protein MSLPEPRNPSGPYRICVVCLGNICRSPMAEKILITDLARAGLADLVQVDSAGTGDWHVGADMDRRAASTLRKYGYPTGHAARQFSPAWFAERDLVLAMDTDNLADLVRLAPDGETEARIRLFRSFAPGAGPNPEVPDPYYGGEDGFITVLTMIEAASKGLVGELAALLGPR; from the coding sequence ATGAGCCTGCCCGAACCCCGTAACCCCTCCGGGCCGTACCGCATCTGCGTGGTGTGCCTCGGTAACATCTGCCGCTCCCCGATGGCGGAGAAGATCCTGATCACCGACCTCGCGCGCGCCGGACTCGCCGACCTGGTCCAGGTGGACAGCGCAGGTACGGGCGACTGGCACGTCGGAGCGGACATGGACAGGCGAGCCGCGTCGACCCTGCGCAAGTACGGCTACCCGACCGGACACGCCGCACGCCAGTTCTCCCCCGCCTGGTTCGCCGAACGCGACCTGGTCCTGGCCATGGACACCGACAACCTCGCCGACCTGGTCCGACTCGCTCCCGACGGGGAGACCGAGGCGCGGATCCGCCTGTTCCGCTCCTTCGCCCCCGGCGCGGGGCCCAACCCCGAGGTGCCCGACCCCTACTACGGAGGCGAGGACGGCTTCATCACCGTGCTCACCATGATCGAAGCCGCCTCCAAGGGACTCGTCGGAGAGCTCGCCGCACTGCTCGGCCCGCGCTGA
- a CDS encoding response regulator — translation MVQPIEVLLVEDDPGDALMTREAFAEHKVGNRLHVVSDGVEALRFLRREGEYAQAPRPHLVLLDLNLPRKDGREVLQEIKQDEDLARIPVVVLTTSEAEEDIIRSYQLHANAYVTKPVDFEQFIKVVRQIDDFFVTVVRLPQR, via the coding sequence ATGGTGCAACCTATCGAGGTGCTGCTGGTCGAGGACGACCCCGGCGACGCCCTCATGACCCGGGAGGCGTTCGCGGAGCACAAGGTCGGCAACCGCCTGCACGTGGTCTCCGACGGGGTCGAGGCCCTGCGCTTCCTCCGCCGGGAGGGCGAGTACGCCCAGGCGCCCCGGCCGCATCTCGTGCTGCTCGACCTCAACCTGCCCCGCAAGGACGGACGCGAGGTCCTGCAGGAGATCAAGCAGGACGAGGACCTGGCCCGCATCCCCGTCGTCGTCCTGACCACCTCGGAGGCCGAGGAGGACATCATCCGCAGCTACCAGCTGCACGCCAACGCCTACGTGACCAAGCCCGTCGACTTCGAGCAGTTCATCAAGGTGGTCCGCCAGATCGACGACTTCTTCGTCACCGTGGTGCGCCTGCCGCAGCGGTGA
- a CDS encoding sensor histidine kinase yields the protein MNSDTASGGGATSVAGALFTRPWSLRRRVTVLLISVGVVLIASVATIVVTALEAREAVVRQVEQLTPAQSALHQTMAAYYNQDNGIRSYAATGTLDSLEPYEQGRRTLDASLPQLEQAARDNPAIDSDIEALLAAGESWSSEFAEPVLDKVRNGEQLTPADVQLGEERFNYLREASSSAQGRVTAALEEAQAELSSATQQLAALLMLVGVVIVVLCGFLWVMLQHWVLRPLDELGRHLQQVSDGYYTHRIELEAPPEIERVASNVDAMRERIVHELDEVGTARRALQEQSELLERQTEELRRSNLELEQFAYVASHDLQEPLRKVASFCQLLKRRYHGQLDERADSYIDFAVEGAKRMQTLINDLLAFSRVGRTKNFGTVDLNSVLDDALASLGSALEEAEAVVTGDPLPEVQGDRTLLTQVFFNLIGNAVKFRGEESARVHISVRREGAEWVFCCADNGIGIEPQYAERIFVIFQRLHTRDKYGGTGIGLAMCKKIVEFHGGRIWLDSDSDEPGTRICWSLPVDTDKDDDHSDEEASPLTERSGQDADGADR from the coding sequence GTGAACTCCGACACCGCATCGGGGGGCGGAGCGACTTCGGTCGCGGGAGCGCTCTTCACCCGTCCCTGGTCGCTGCGGCGACGCGTCACCGTACTGCTGATCTCGGTGGGCGTCGTCCTCATCGCCTCCGTGGCCACCATCGTCGTCACCGCCCTGGAGGCGCGCGAGGCGGTGGTCCGCCAGGTCGAACAGCTCACTCCCGCACAGAGCGCCCTCCACCAGACCATGGCCGCCTACTACAACCAGGACAACGGCATCCGCAGCTACGCGGCCACCGGAACGCTCGACTCCCTGGAACCGTACGAACAGGGCCGCCGCACCCTGGACGCGAGCCTCCCCCAACTGGAGCAGGCGGCCCGGGACAACCCCGCCATCGACTCCGACATCGAGGCCCTGCTGGCCGCGGGGGAGTCGTGGAGCAGCGAGTTCGCCGAACCGGTCCTGGACAAGGTCCGCAACGGCGAGCAGCTCACCCCCGCCGACGTCCAGCTCGGCGAGGAGCGCTTCAACTACCTGCGGGAGGCGTCCAGCAGCGCCCAGGGGCGCGTCACCGCCGCACTGGAGGAGGCCCAGGCGGAGCTGTCCTCGGCCACCCAGCAGCTCGCCGCGCTGCTGATGCTGGTGGGCGTGGTCATCGTGGTGCTGTGCGGCTTCCTGTGGGTGATGCTCCAGCACTGGGTGCTGCGCCCGCTGGACGAACTGGGACGTCACCTCCAGCAGGTCTCGGACGGCTACTACACCCACCGCATCGAACTGGAGGCGCCGCCCGAGATCGAACGGGTCGCCAGCAACGTGGACGCCATGCGGGAACGCATCGTGCACGAACTCGACGAGGTCGGCACCGCCCGGCGCGCCCTCCAGGAGCAGTCGGAACTGCTGGAGCGCCAGACCGAGGAGCTGCGCCGCTCCAACCTGGAGCTGGAGCAGTTCGCCTACGTCGCCTCCCACGACCTCCAGGAACCGCTGCGCAAGGTCGCCAGCTTCTGCCAGCTGCTCAAACGCCGCTACCACGGGCAGTTGGACGAGCGCGCCGACTCCTACATCGACTTCGCGGTCGAGGGGGCCAAGCGCATGCAGACCCTGATCAACGACCTGTTGGCGTTCTCCCGCGTGGGACGGACCAAGAACTTCGGCACCGTGGACCTCAACAGCGTGCTCGACGACGCGCTCGCCAGCCTCGGCTCGGCGTTGGAGGAGGCCGAGGCCGTGGTCACGGGAGACCCGCTGCCCGAGGTCCAGGGGGACCGCACCCTGCTGACCCAGGTCTTCTTCAACCTGATCGGCAACGCCGTGAAGTTCCGCGGCGAGGAGTCGGCCCGCGTGCACATCAGTGTCCGGCGGGAGGGGGCCGAGTGGGTGTTCTGTTGCGCCGATAATGGGATCGGCATCGAGCCGCAGTACGCTGAGCGGATCTTCGTGATCTTCCAACGACTGCATACGCGCGACAAGTACGGCGGCACGGGGATCGGGCTGGCCATGTGCAAGAAGATCGTGGAGTTCCACGGCGGACGCATCTGGCTGGACTCCGACTCCGACGAGCCGGGAACCCGGATCTGCTGGTCGCTGCCGGTGGACACGGACAAGGACGACGACCACTCCGACGAAGAGGCGTCACCGCTGACCGAGCGGTCCGGACAGGACGCCGATGGCGCCGACAGATGA
- a CDS encoding PP2C family protein-serine/threonine phosphatase gives MPPPPGTRSAPLRGAVESVDILLIEDDPADRLLVEEFLADTALNAKITWVTTLAEARPHLPAFRGCVLLDLNLPDARGMDLLREVLTAAESAAVVVLTGLDDEHEGIAAVAAGAQDYLVKGQVDGSLLARSLRYSVERQRADENARQLREAELHARENMRLERGLLPQLLLDESLLVPRSFYRPGRKRALVGGDFFDAVEREGTTHLIVGDVSGHGPDEAALGVNLRIAWRALVMGGVAEERLLSALEKILVSERAQDEMYATLCQVSIDRGAEEARIRLFGHPPPLVLSPDRRVIEVDAEPRPPLGMLFDVEATVESFPFPRGATLMLYTDGLVDAYDGNGSDRLGVTGLSRIVEGVLASGTSIAQLPERLVDEAEQHNGGPLQDDVAMLLVTYGE, from the coding sequence GTGCCCCCACCCCCAGGCACGCGAAGCGCACCCCTCCGAGGCGCCGTGGAATCAGTAGACATCCTCCTGATCGAGGACGACCCCGCGGACCGACTCCTCGTCGAGGAGTTCCTCGCGGACACAGCACTCAACGCCAAGATCACCTGGGTCACCACACTGGCCGAGGCCCGGCCGCACCTGCCCGCGTTCCGCGGCTGCGTGCTGCTCGACCTCAACCTGCCCGACGCGCGCGGCATGGACCTGCTGCGTGAGGTCCTCACCGCGGCCGAGTCCGCCGCGGTCGTCGTCCTGACCGGACTGGACGACGAGCACGAGGGCATCGCCGCAGTGGCCGCCGGAGCCCAGGACTACCTGGTCAAAGGGCAGGTCGACGGCTCCCTGCTGGCCCGCAGCCTGCGCTACTCGGTGGAACGCCAGCGCGCCGACGAGAACGCGCGCCAACTGCGCGAGGCCGAGCTGCACGCCCGGGAGAACATGCGCCTGGAACGGGGGCTGCTGCCGCAGTTGCTGCTCGACGAGTCCCTCCTGGTGCCCCGGTCCTTCTACCGGCCCGGCCGCAAACGGGCCCTGGTCGGCGGCGACTTCTTCGACGCGGTGGAGCGGGAGGGCACCACCCACCTCATCGTCGGCGACGTCAGCGGCCACGGCCCGGACGAGGCCGCGCTCGGCGTCAACCTGCGCATCGCCTGGCGGGCCCTGGTCATGGGAGGGGTCGCGGAGGAGCGGCTGCTGTCCGCCCTGGAGAAGATCCTCGTCTCCGAACGCGCCCAGGACGAGATGTACGCCACGCTCTGCCAGGTCAGCATCGACCGGGGCGCGGAGGAGGCGCGGATCCGGCTGTTCGGCCACCCGCCGCCGCTGGTCCTCAGCCCGGACCGGCGGGTCATCGAGGTGGACGCCGAACCCCGCCCGCCGCTGGGCATGCTCTTCGACGTCGAGGCGACGGTCGAGAGCTTCCCCTTCCCCCGCGGAGCCACCCTCATGCTCTACACCGACGGACTGGTGGACGCCTACGACGGCAACGGCTCCGACCGGCTCGGCGTCACCGGCCTGTCCCGCATCGTCGAAGGCGTCCTCGCCTCGGGAACCTCGATCGCCCAACTGCCCGAGCGCCTCGTGGACGAAGCCGAACAGCACAACGGCGGTCCGCTCCAGGACGACGTCGCGATGCTGCTCGTCACCTATGGGGAATGA
- a CDS encoding heme oxygenase (biliverdin-producing) gives MGTAQATQQQSASSTFSERLRNDTWQAHGAAEAHDFSRALLSGTLPREGYVALVVQHYFLYTALEEVSRALADHPVGGAVHFPELHRVPALERDLAFLCGPDWREAVAPLPATRAYAERIRWTADWPAGFIAHHYTRYLGDLSGGQLIKKVVQRTYGFDDGAGFEFYVFDRLGSLPRFKNGYRAALDALELDEAEQRRAVEEARLAYRFNNEMMAELDRSHPLPRTPDHAS, from the coding sequence ATGGGCACGGCACAGGCCACGCAGCAGCAGTCCGCCTCCTCGACCTTCTCCGAACGGCTCCGCAACGACACCTGGCAGGCGCACGGCGCCGCCGAGGCCCACGACTTCTCCCGGGCCCTGCTCTCCGGCACCCTGCCCCGCGAGGGCTACGTCGCCCTGGTCGTCCAGCACTACTTCCTCTACACCGCGCTCGAAGAGGTCTCCCGGGCCCTCGCCGACCACCCCGTCGGCGGCGCCGTGCACTTCCCCGAACTGCACCGGGTCCCCGCCCTCGAACGCGACCTGGCCTTCCTGTGCGGTCCCGACTGGCGCGAGGCCGTCGCCCCCCTGCCCGCCACCCGGGCCTACGCCGAGCGCATCCGGTGGACCGCCGACTGGCCCGCGGGCTTCATCGCCCACCACTACACCCGCTACCTCGGCGACCTGTCGGGCGGACAGCTCATCAAGAAGGTCGTCCAGCGCACCTACGGCTTCGACGACGGCGCGGGCTTCGAGTTCTACGTCTTCGACCGGCTGGGAAGCCTGCCCAGGTTCAAGAACGGCTACCGCGCCGCCCTGGACGCCCTGGAGTTGGACGAGGCCGAACAGCGGCGGGCCGTCGAGGAGGCGCGCCTGGCCTACCGGTTCAACAACGAGATGATGGCCGAACTGGACCGCTCCCACCCGCTGCCCCGCACCCCCGACCACGCGTCGTGA
- a CDS encoding TetR/AcrR family transcriptional regulator, with product MPKISAPTIAAHRAQVLDRILDAVAVLTRDQGIEEISMTDVAAVAGITRTALYNYFPDKPALLLAFTERVTADFVRRCREELPEDASATQRLAGFISFQLEAIAEHPHPAAAELGASLGPQAYQQLADHVAPMQRLLGEILHGGTVSGEFESVPVEHTAKLLLALIGSQRMPLVRGEVDLAEARTLVTEFALRALGVDRETAAAATRAT from the coding sequence ATGCCCAAGATCTCGGCCCCCACCATCGCCGCGCACCGCGCCCAGGTGCTCGACCGCATCCTGGACGCGGTGGCCGTCCTCACCCGCGACCAGGGAATCGAGGAGATCTCCATGACCGACGTGGCGGCGGTGGCCGGCATCACCCGTACGGCCCTGTACAACTACTTCCCCGACAAGCCCGCCCTGCTGCTGGCCTTCACCGAGCGGGTGACCGCCGACTTCGTGCGGCGCTGCCGGGAGGAACTCCCCGAAGACGCCTCGGCGACGCAGCGGCTGGCCGGGTTCATCAGCTTCCAGCTGGAGGCCATCGCCGAACACCCGCACCCGGCCGCGGCCGAACTCGGCGCGAGCCTGGGCCCGCAGGCCTACCAGCAGCTCGCCGACCACGTCGCGCCGATGCAGCGACTGCTGGGGGAGATCCTGCACGGGGGAACGGTGAGCGGCGAGTTCGAGTCGGTCCCCGTGGAGCACACCGCCAAACTGCTGCTGGCCCTCATCGGCTCCCAGCGCATGCCCCTGGTGCGCGGCGAGGTCGACCTGGCCGAGGCGCGCACCCTGGTGACCGAGTTCGCCCTCCGGGCCCTCGGCGTGGACCGGGAGACCGCCGCGGCGGCGACCCGCGCCACCTGA
- a CDS encoding 3'-5' exonuclease encodes MPHEKRAGHEAVRIGALTRRRSGCRARDLEYAVVDVETTGLRPEQGARVCEIAVVRMRGDGTVIREFTTLVDPRTAVTGQEFHGIADGDVVGAPRSAELVAELRALFSGAVLVGHNLDFENAFLTSEYVPAGLPGGLPGLCTLRTLRSQVVLERYSLARASHALGGDWPTGQHTALGDARACAQLLAELLRNAPGPLHYVGPAPVVLTAGPSAARLKPRRSAAGATRLAGPCPRPVPVRPPRPWPRVWRDLELDPRLCAGRFGEAERARAVARARAEARARSALLAGAAVTGAAAVAALAAALLRPRLEAWWAAEARGLTRT; translated from the coding sequence GTGCCGCACGAGAAGCGCGCGGGCCACGAGGCCGTGCGAATAGGGGCGCTGACCCGGCGCCGGAGCGGGTGTCGCGCGCGTGACCTGGAGTACGCGGTGGTCGACGTCGAGACCACCGGGCTCCGGCCCGAGCAGGGGGCCAGGGTCTGTGAGATCGCGGTGGTGCGGATGCGCGGGGACGGCACGGTGATCCGCGAGTTCACCACGCTCGTCGACCCTCGGACCGCGGTCACCGGTCAGGAGTTCCACGGGATCGCCGACGGCGACGTGGTGGGGGCGCCCCGCTCCGCCGAGCTCGTGGCGGAACTGCGGGCGCTGTTCTCCGGCGCGGTCCTGGTGGGCCACAACCTCGACTTCGAGAACGCCTTCCTCACCAGTGAGTACGTTCCGGCCGGGCTGCCGGGGGGCCTGCCGGGGCTGTGCACGCTGCGGACGCTGCGGTCCCAGGTCGTTCTGGAGCGCTACTCGCTGGCCCGGGCCAGCCACGCACTCGGCGGCGACTGGCCGACCGGACAGCACACCGCGCTGGGGGACGCGCGGGCCTGCGCCCAACTGCTGGCCGAACTGCTGCGCAACGCCCCCGGGCCGCTGCACTACGTGGGGCCGGCGCCGGTGGTGCTGACCGCGGGGCCGAGTGCGGCGCGGCTCAAACCGCGTCGTTCGGCCGCGGGGGCGACGCGGTTGGCGGGGCCGTGCCCGCGGCCGGTGCCGGTGCGGCCGCCGCGGCCCTGGCCGCGGGTCTGGCGCGATCTGGAGTTGGACCCGCGGCTGTGCGCGGGGCGGTTCGGTGAGGCCGAACGGGCCCGGGCCGTCGCCCGGGCCCGCGCGGAGGCCCGGGCACGCTCGGCACTGCTGGCCGGCGCCGCGGTCACCGGTGCGGCGGCGGTCGCGGCGCTGGCGGCGGCCCTGCTCCGGCCCCGGCTCGAAGCGTGGTGGGCCGCGGAGGCGCGGGGCCTCACGCGGACCTGA